A single window of Sphaerodactylus townsendi isolate TG3544 linkage group LG05, MPM_Stown_v2.3, whole genome shotgun sequence DNA harbors:
- the ATPAF1 gene encoding ATP synthase mitochondrial F1 complex assembly factor 1 isoform X2 has translation MWATREGMAAGYMQQCWGAAALGLSRAVLMNRFAALRPLSMLLPPQPRPLVMRVRGVGSDRGMEENPFYAKYGNKIQELRKSNPDIFATRMAARSDEEKQPVGYTKQAEFVRFMEEKADGLGSKPAKGGFTKNKTLDSILNVEMMKRKKPEEIKQIWKQYFSGEDTVYAVIPGKTFDLMWKRAENCPSFLFALPRKEGYEFFVGQWSGAELHFTSLINIQTQGDAATSQLILYHYPELQEDKGIVLMTAEMDSRFLVKEDES, from the exons ATGTGGGCTACTAGGGAAGGGATGGCGGCGGGTTACATGCAGCAGTGTTGGGGAGCGGCGGCGCTTGGCCTTTCCCGAGCAGTCCTAATGAACCGCTTCGCCGCCCTGCGACCACTGAGCATGCTGCTACCCCCGCAGCCTCGGCCGCTGGTGATGAGGGTCCGGGGCGTGGGAAGCGACCGAGGCATGGAGGAGAATCCCTTCTACGCAAAATACGGAAACAAGATCCAGGAGCTACGCAA ATCTAATCCTGATATTTTTGCAACTCGAATGGCGGCAAGGAGCGATGAGGAAAAGCAGCCAGTGGGATACACAAAGCAAGCAGAGTTTgtcagattcatggaggaaaag GCAGATGGCTTGGGCAGTAAACCAGCAAAAGGAGGATTCACAAAAAATAAG ACACTTGATTCTATACTGAATGTTGAGATGATGAAACGGAAGAAGCCTGAAGAAATAAAACAG ATATGGAAGCAATATTTTTCTGGAGAAGATACAGTTTATGCTGTTATTCCT GGGAAGACTTTTGATTTGATGTGGAAACGAGCTGAGAACTGCCCATCT TTTCTGTTTGCACTGCCAAGGAAAGAAGGCTATGAGTTTTTTGTGGGTCAGTGGTCAGGAGCAGAGCTCCATTTTACTTCTCTCATAAACATCCAG ACCCAAGGTGATGCTGCAACCAGCCAGCTGATCCTGTACCATTATCCCGAGCTTCAAGAGGACAAGGGGATTGTACTGATGACAGCAGAAATGGATTCTAGGTTCCTGGTAAAGGAAGATGAGTcataa
- the ATPAF1 gene encoding ATP synthase mitochondrial F1 complex assembly factor 1 isoform X1, whose amino-acid sequence MWATREGMAAGYMQQCWGAAALGLSRAVLMNRFAALRPLSMLLPPQPRPLVMRVRGVGSDRGMEENPFYAKYGNKIQELRKSNPDIFATRMAARSDEEKQPVGYTKQAEFVRFMEEKADGLGSKPAKGGFTKNKTLDSILNVEMMKRKKPEEIKQIWKQYFSGEDTVYAVIPGKTFDLMWKRAENCPSFLFALPRKEGYEFFVGQWSGAELHFTSLINIQTQGDAATSQLILYHYPELQEDKGIVLMTAEMDSRFLNVPEAQCLASQVQLFYATDQQDTYSLVETFNHQPDQFKYMSVITELEKNRLGQDLRPEQDPPMPTA is encoded by the exons ATGTGGGCTACTAGGGAAGGGATGGCGGCGGGTTACATGCAGCAGTGTTGGGGAGCGGCGGCGCTTGGCCTTTCCCGAGCAGTCCTAATGAACCGCTTCGCCGCCCTGCGACCACTGAGCATGCTGCTACCCCCGCAGCCTCGGCCGCTGGTGATGAGGGTCCGGGGCGTGGGAAGCGACCGAGGCATGGAGGAGAATCCCTTCTACGCAAAATACGGAAACAAGATCCAGGAGCTACGCAA ATCTAATCCTGATATTTTTGCAACTCGAATGGCGGCAAGGAGCGATGAGGAAAAGCAGCCAGTGGGATACACAAAGCAAGCAGAGTTTgtcagattcatggaggaaaag GCAGATGGCTTGGGCAGTAAACCAGCAAAAGGAGGATTCACAAAAAATAAG ACACTTGATTCTATACTGAATGTTGAGATGATGAAACGGAAGAAGCCTGAAGAAATAAAACAG ATATGGAAGCAATATTTTTCTGGAGAAGATACAGTTTATGCTGTTATTCCT GGGAAGACTTTTGATTTGATGTGGAAACGAGCTGAGAACTGCCCATCT TTTCTGTTTGCACTGCCAAGGAAAGAAGGCTATGAGTTTTTTGTGGGTCAGTGGTCAGGAGCAGAGCTCCATTTTACTTCTCTCATAAACATCCAG ACCCAAGGTGATGCTGCAACCAGCCAGCTGATCCTGTACCATTATCCCGAGCTTCAAGAGGACAAGGGGATTGTACTGATGACAGCAGAAATGGATTCTAGGTTCCTG AATGTGCCAGAAGCTCAGTGCCTAGCCAGCCAGGTGCAGCTATTTTATGCAACAGACCAACAGGACACCTACAGTTTAGTGGAAACATTTAACCATCAGCCCGATCAGTTTAAGTACATGTCTGTAATTACTGAGCTTGAGAAGAACAGACTTGGGCAAGACCTGAGACCTGAGCAGGATCCACCAATGCCTACTGCTTGA